CTCGGCTGGGCAGCCCTGCGGTACATCCCGGAGACCGCGAAGACCAGGGGCAAGCTGGACGTGGTGGGTGCGATCACCTCTACCCTGGGCATGACCGCCCTGGTCTATGGCTTTATGCACGTCGCCAGCGCCGGTTGGACGGATGCCAGCACCTTGCTTTCCCTCCTCGCCGGCATGCTGCTGTTGGGTCTCTTTGTCTGGAACGAAGGACGAACCGGGACGCCGATCATGCCTCTGCGCCTCTTTCTCAGCCGGGAACGTGCCGGGGCACTGATCGCCCGCATGCTGTTCCTGGGGGCGATGGCGAGCTTCTGGTTCTTCACCACCGAGTACCTGCAGGAGGTGTTGGGTTTGAGTGCCCTGCAGGCCGGGCTGGCATTTCTGCCTGCATCGGTGGTGATCTTCGGCACGGCGCTGCTGGTCTCCAACTTGACGCGGCTGTTCGGAGCGGCGCGCCTGCTCGGTCTGGGTCTGTTCATCGGGGCGGTGGGGCTCGCGTGGCTCAGCCGCGCTGGGGTCGACACGCCGCACCTGACGGGCGTCGCCCTGCCGATGATCCTGATCGGCGCGGGGCAGGGTATGGCCCTGGCGCCGATGACTGCTTCGGGTATTCAGGGCGTTGACCCACAGGATGCGGGGGCCGCGTCGGGAGTCGTCAATGTCGCACATCAGCTTGGAAACTCCCTGGGCCTGGCGGTCCTCGTCACGGTCTTTGCCGCTGCGACTTCGAACAGTGCGGAGCCGAAGATGCAGCTCGCCCACCGCATCTCTGCCGCATTGACCGGGGCCACCGTTCTGCAGGTGCTGTGTCTCCTCGTTGCTCTGGTCCTGATCGTGCGGCCCGCCCTGAAGAACCAGCGCGCCTGAATCCGTGATCTGGAACAGATGGGCGGATTGCCGTCCTCTAGAATCAGGCAATCGCTTTCACTTCATCACGTATGTATTCAGAGGTTTCAGATGACCATGTTGCCCCAGACGACCCCAGCTGAAGCGGGCGTGACCCCTCATAGCCTCCCAACTGCTCACGACCTGCTACCTCTGGCCCACCTGATCGAGCGGTACGCGCCGTACCACGGCAGCCACCCGCTGCGGCTGCCCGGGGTGTTCGCCGTGCGTGGAAACACCACCAGCACGCAGATGGTCCATGGGGTGTATAGGCCCTCGGTGTGCATCGTCGCCCAGGGGGCTAAGCGGGTCTTCCTCGGCTCGGAGGTGTTCGATTACGACGAGCGGAAGATGCTGATGTTCTCGGTGGAACTGCCGGTCGCCTCGGAGATCGTGCGGGCCAGCCCCAGCACGCCGTTCCTGTGCGTCAAGATCGAGTTCGAAGCGCAGCACATCGCCGAGCTGAGCCACCGGGTGTTCACCTACGGCCTGCCGGGTGTGCGGGAGAACCGCGGCGTCGGGGTCGGAGACGCCACCACCGAGATCGTGAACGCGGCCACGCGGCTCCTGCGTCTGATGGGCGACGAACGGGACGCGGAGCTGCTCGCCCCGCTGGTGCTGGAGGAGATCCTGATCCGGTTGCTGCGCAGCCCGCTTGGCCCGCGCATGGCGCAGATCGGGCAGGAGGACACGTGCGTGCAGCGGGTAGCGAAGGCGGTGGACTGGGTCCGGGCGCATTTCGACCAGCCGATGACCGTCGAGGCCCTGGCCGAGCTGGTCCACATGAGCCCGTCGGCTTTTCACGGGCACTTCAAGGCAGTCACGAACATGAGTCCGCTGCAGTTTCAGAAGGCCTTGCGGCTAAGGGAGGCGCGGCGCCTGATGCTGACCTCGAATATGGACGTCTCGAGCGCCGGACGGCAGGTGGGGTATGTCAGCGCGTCTCAGTTCATTCGGGAGTACGGGCGGCTGTTCGGGAACGCCCCTGCGCGGGACGTGGCCTTCCTGCGCCAGCAGGGCGGAATGCTGACGGACCTGAACTGAGTAGAAGATCGACATCCCCGTCTCCGCGTTGTCGCCTCAATCGACTCTGTTGGCGAATTAAAAATGATCCCTCGACGCATCTGTTCGCAGGCTGCGCAGCCACCAGGTGACGCCTGGAGACCTTCCATGCGAGCAACACCGTCGGGAGCTGGAGAAGGGGAGGAGTGGCAGGGAGCCACAGGATCAAGGACCAACGTGATCCGGACTTTGCGGCATCCGGGCGTACACTACTCTCCATCTCCTACGCGCACGCCTTCGTTCGGAGACAGGAGTTACCGATGTCGACCCCGACTCCCCCGGACCCGCCTTCGCCGAGATGGCCCTGCTGATCCGCGGCTTCCAACTCTCCAGGATGATCCAGGTCGCCGTGACCCTGGGTCTGGCCGACGAGCTGGCAGACGGCCCACAGTTCGCCGGGCCTCTCGCGCTGAAGGTCGGTGCGGACCCGCAGATGCTGCTGCGGCTGTGCCGGGCCCTGGCGGCGTTCGGGGTGTTCGAGATCGGCGCGGACGGTCTCATCGGCCAGGCCGTCCGTTCGGACACCCTGAGGAAGGCAGCAGTGCCGACGCTGTATCACGCGGCCCGGTACTGGGACGCCCCTCACCTGACAGGCGGGTGGGCGAACCTCGAGCATGCCGTCAGGACGGGTGGCTCGGCCTTCGAAGACGTGTACCACATGCCGAAGTTCGAGTACCCGAAACTCTCCCCGGACGAAGCGGAACGGTTCGACCTGTTCATGCAGCACGGTCCCGATGACCGGCAGTCGGCGGTCGCGGCCGCCTACGAGTTCACGGGTGTCAGCCTGATCGTCGACGTTGAAGGAGGAAATGGGGCGTTGCTGGCCGCGATCCTCCGACGGCACCCGGGGGTTCGCGGCCTGCTGTTCGATCAGGAAGCGGTGGTAGCCAGGGCGGCGCGGACTCTGGGCGACCTGGTGGACCGGGTTGACGTCCAGGCGGGGAGCTTGTGCGAGCGTGTGCCACCGGGCGGGGACGCGTATCTCCTGTCACAGATCCTGCATGACTGGGACGACGAGCACGGCCTGAAGATCCTGACGGCCACCTGGACGGCGATGGGCCCACAGCAGCGGTTGCTCGTGATCGAACGGGTTCTGGGGGAGGCGGGGCCACCCGATCCCATGACGTACCTGTCGGACATCAACATGATGGTCAACCTGCACGGCCGGGAACGCACCCGTGAGGAGTTCACCACCCTGTTTGAGAACTCGGGGTTTGGGGAGCCCCGCCTGTACCGGACCACCTCACCGTTCGGGGTTTTGGACACGTGGAGCATCTGAAGAAGCTGTTGGGGGGTTCCAGGAAAGAAGGTCAAGACCCCTCAAGTTGCTTGAAGGCCCCGGTTTCTGCCCAGAGTGCCTGGTCCCGAATTCGCCAACAATGTCCTCAATCGCCCCTCGTCAAGGGCTTTAACGCCGTCGTGATCGTCATCTACGTGGGTGGGTCAGGACCCTTCAGAGATCAATGGGGAAGTTCGCACTTTCGATCTGACCCCGAACTTCGCCCCGTTCACGGCCAGTAAAGTTTGCTCCATGCCGGCAACACAGCAGAAACGTTCGCAGTCATGGTTCTTCTGCGGGCTTTGTGGATCCACGAGCCGCTGAAGCACATGAGGTCAACCCCTTCCTTGACAGTGCACGCGCCAACCTGCTTCAGCGGTCAAGCTGTCTGCCGCAGCGTAGCGACATGGCTGCTGGGCGACATACCGAACTGCCGCCGGTACTCGCGGCTGAACTGTGACGGACTGACATACCCCACCTCGAAGGCGGCGCGCGCAACGTCAATGTTCTCGGTCAGCATCAACCGTTGGGCTTCGGAGAGCCGCAGGGTCTTCTGATACTGCAGCGGACTCATGGCCGTGACGTCCTTGAACATCCGGTGGAACGCCGAAGCGCTCATGCCGACGTGCTCGGCGAGTTCAGGGATGTTCAGCGGCCGGGCGTAATGCGTTCCCAGCCAGCGGATCGCCCGGGACAGGCGGTGACTGTGCCCGCTGACGGCGGCTAGGTCCCGCAGGCGCTCGCCCTGCGGGCTGACCAGTAGTCGGTACAGGAGTTCCTGCTCGATCAGCGGGGCCAGGATCGGAAGGTCGCGTGGGGTGTCCAGCAGTGCCAGCAGTCGCCGGAAGGCATCGAGGAGTTCAGGTGTGGCGACTTCCACGGCCATCGCCCGCTGAGATGCCCGGCTGCCAGACGAAGGCACCTGATGGCTGAGCAACAACGTCGCCAGAGCGGGAATGTCCAGCGTCAGCATGACCGCCAGGAACGGCTGTTCCGGGCTGGCCTCCAGCACCTGCGGTGTCACAGGCAGGTTGGCCGAGGTCAGCAGGAGGTGCCCGGGCGTCATCAGGAACTGTTCTTCCCCCAGCGTGACCCGTTTCTGTCCGCTGAGCACCAGCGTCACGTTCGGCTGGTATAGGCAGGGGGCCTCCGGCGTAGGCCGGAGGCGCTGATGGAGCGAAAGGTTCGGGAAGGCCGTAACCAAGTCTTCGTCCTGACCGAGGCGACGGGTCACCATGGCCACCAGCGCGGGCTTCATCACTGACATCGTCCGCTGATGAAGGTCATCCCGTGGAGGCATCATCAAACCAGAATACCTCGGTAGGGCGCGGCATTACCCAGCAGATCCGGGACCGATCAGGCCGGGTCCAGGGCCAGACTGGATGACAACGCCCGGTGAGCGTTGGCCTGCGTCAGAAGCTCCTGGGCTTTCTGTTCGAACGTTTCGACCGCGTCCGCCCCGGCCACGAACCGGAAGGGTGGCACGTCCAGGGCGGCCAGGCTGATCAGCGCCTCGGCGAGCTTCGCCGGGTCGCCCGGTTGCTGGCCATTCATCCTGTTCCAAGCGGCCACGATCTCACGGGTCTTGTCCGCGTAGTCGTCCAGGTGCGGTTCGGCGTAGGTGGTGGAACCCTGCGTCAGCAGTTCGGTCCGGAAGAATCCCGGCTCGACGAGCATCGTCTTGATCCCGAAAGGCGCGACCTCGGGGGTCAGTGATTCCATCCAGCCCTCGACGCCAAACTTCGCGGCGGCATAGGCGCTGCAGAAGGTCTGGCCATTGATTCCAGCTGTGGACGAGACGGTGATCACCAGTCCCGAACGCTGGGCACGCATCACCGGGAGGGCGGCTCTCGTGACGTTCATCGGGCCGAACAGCAAGGTCTCGACCTGACTGCGGACCTGCTCGGGGCTGAGTTCTTCAAAGAACCCGGCGTAGAAGTTGCCCGCGTTGTTCACCAGCACGTCCAGATGTCCGAACC
This Deinococcus ruber DNA region includes the following protein-coding sequences:
- a CDS encoding MFS transporter, whose protein sequence is MSTQAKTIPFPAKSVTAPAHPAAILAIILVSYLVIVLDISIVLTGLPKIQRDLGFSNISLAWVQSAYTLAFGGLLLLSARAGDLLGRRRVFLAGLALFTLASMAVGFSSSTTWMIAARAIQGIGAAILAPSSLALLTANFPEGPERTRAVGYYSSIGGLGSGIGLVLGGFLADLISWRAGFFINLPIGLVLGWAALRYIPETAKTRGKLDVVGAITSTLGMTALVYGFMHVASAGWTDASTLLSLLAGMLLLGLFVWNEGRTGTPIMPLRLFLSRERAGALIARMLFLGAMASFWFFTTEYLQEVLGLSALQAGLAFLPASVVIFGTALLVSNLTRLFGAARLLGLGLFIGAVGLAWLSRAGVDTPHLTGVALPMILIGAGQGMALAPMTASGIQGVDPQDAGAASGVVNVAHQLGNSLGLAVLVTVFAAATSNSAEPKMQLAHRISAALTGATVLQVLCLLVALVLIVRPALKNQRA
- a CDS encoding AraC family transcriptional regulator, with the translated sequence MTMLPQTTPAEAGVTPHSLPTAHDLLPLAHLIERYAPYHGSHPLRLPGVFAVRGNTTSTQMVHGVYRPSVCIVAQGAKRVFLGSEVFDYDERKMLMFSVELPVASEIVRASPSTPFLCVKIEFEAQHIAELSHRVFTYGLPGVRENRGVGVGDATTEIVNAATRLLRLMGDERDAELLAPLVLEEILIRLLRSPLGPRMAQIGQEDTCVQRVAKAVDWVRAHFDQPMTVEALAELVHMSPSAFHGHFKAVTNMSPLQFQKALRLREARRLMLTSNMDVSSAGRQVGYVSASQFIREYGRLFGNAPARDVAFLRQQGGMLTDLN
- a CDS encoding methyltransferase; translated protein: MALLIRGFQLSRMIQVAVTLGLADELADGPQFAGPLALKVGADPQMLLRLCRALAAFGVFEIGADGLIGQAVRSDTLRKAAVPTLYHAARYWDAPHLTGGWANLEHAVRTGGSAFEDVYHMPKFEYPKLSPDEAERFDLFMQHGPDDRQSAVAAAYEFTGVSLIVDVEGGNGALLAAILRRHPGVRGLLFDQEAVVARAARTLGDLVDRVDVQAGSLCERVPPGGDAYLLSQILHDWDDEHGLKILTATWTAMGPQQRLLVIERVLGEAGPPDPMTYLSDINMMVNLHGRERTREEFTTLFENSGFGEPRLYRTTSPFGVLDTWSI
- a CDS encoding AraC family transcriptional regulator; the encoded protein is MVTRRLGQDEDLVTAFPNLSLHQRLRPTPEAPCLYQPNVTLVLSGQKRVTLGEEQFLMTPGHLLLTSANLPVTPQVLEASPEQPFLAVMLTLDIPALATLLLSHQVPSSGSRASQRAMAVEVATPELLDAFRRLLALLDTPRDLPILAPLIEQELLYRLLVSPQGERLRDLAAVSGHSHRLSRAIRWLGTHYARPLNIPELAEHVGMSASAFHRMFKDVTAMSPLQYQKTLRLSEAQRLMLTENIDVARAAFEVGYVSPSQFSREYRRQFGMSPSSHVATLRQTA
- a CDS encoding SDR family oxidoreductase, whose translation is MPENSTNKQVWLITGAGRGLGTDLACSALAAGHAVIATGRDPEQVAAALGTHADLLTARLDVTRPEEAQAAVQAAVDRFGHLDVLVNNAGNFYAGFFEELSPEQVRSQVETLLFGPMNVTRAALPVMRAQRSGLVITVSSTAGINGQTFCSAYAAAKFGVEGWMESLTPEVAPFGIKTMLVEPGFFRTELLTQGSTTYAEPHLDDYADKTREIVAAWNRMNGQQPGDPAKLAEALISLAALDVPPFRFVAGADAVETFEQKAQELLTQANAHRALSSSLALDPA